The window AGAAACAAGGATGAGCGGCATGGCGGATCATCAGGTGTTGGCGGTGTCGCATTCGGGATTACTGCTGTCGCCCTCGGTATTTGCGCAGGTTGAAAGCTTCTTGCGGACAGGGGCTTTTTATAGGGAGTCTTAAACTTGCGCTGAGGGGGTGGTAAACTGTTGTGTCGCACGGCAGTTTGCCGTTTTGTGCGGAAAAATGCCTAAAAAACAGGCGATGCCAAGCATTTTTCGGAAAAGCGCCGTATGTGCGTTGCTCGAATTGAGCAACCGGGTTTGTCTAGTTGGAGCGGGCTATTGATGCGTATTCTCGGGATTGATCCCGGCTCGCGAATTACCGGTTTTGGGGTGGTTGAGCTGAACCAGGGGCGGCTGCGGTATGTGGCCAGTGGTTGTATTCGCACCCAGGAAAAAGAGTTTCCGTTGCGCCTGAAAGTGATTTTTGAAGAGTTGGGCTGCGTGATTCGTCAGTATCAGCCCGACGTGATGGCGATAGAGCAGGTGTTTGTGAAGAATAATGTGGCCTCGGCGTTGAAGTTGGGGCAGGCGCGCGGTGCGGCGATTTGTGCCGGAGTAACCTTGGGGTTGCCTGTGAGTGAGTATGCGCCAACGCGCGTTAAGCAGGCGGTGGTCGGGACCGGGCGGGCGGCGAAGGATCAGGTGCAGCACATGGTTGCGGCGTTGTTGCAGTTGTCGGGTTTGCCGCAACAGGATGCGGCAGATGCGTTGGCGATCGCAGTTTGCCATGGCCACAGTGTGAAATATGCGTCGAGTACTGTGCGTGGAGTATTGGCATGATCGGTCGTTTGCAGGGCGTGTTGCTGGAAAAACAGCCGCCGCATTTGTTGGTGGA of the Gammaproteobacteria bacterium genome contains:
- the ruvC gene encoding crossover junction endodeoxyribonuclease RuvC produces the protein MMRILGIDPGSRITGFGVVELNQGRLRYVASGCIRTQEKEFPLRLKVIFEELGCVIRQYQPDVMAIEQVFVKNNVASALKLGQARGAAICAGVTLGLPVSEYAPTRVKQAVVGTGRAAKDQVQHMVAALLQLSGLPQQDAADALAIAVCHGHSVKYASSTVRGVLA